A section of the Microbulbifer pacificus genome encodes:
- a CDS encoding nitrilase-related carbon-nitrogen hydrolase: protein MPKVAALQFATGTDIPENLNTCLRMIDSAAAGGAQLMVLPEFCNHISWYRDRERAWKCALDLDGSFLGAIAERARHYRSYILINVSLRRKSPVITVTSLLYGPEGTLLGEADKQSLMGHENDFFVPATRAGGLVETELGKIGFIACRDGISFEPSRRLALAGADILCNSLNSFAFDEASLHVRARAAENRLFMVAANKVGPLVPVSDLQMVSAMTAIPEALLYGAGESQVVGPDGRPVVAGLRGKEEVIFADIPERGERLQLSLGALARRRPLIYQPLEKSAEDPTSVAAEQIGVALVDPQGVGLAAIERAADLVRELPGNIELVLLPAIFPQRDAAKNWSRTAALCREAEARLVEVCRDKGLQVCTSVIQEGENSWQHLGVLLDGTGRRMAQPQLHRCPLGLAPRGRELHTVDLPWGRVAILVGDDGLHPELARMAALDGVHCLLMPLGAETAGMGNKKRNLSLLFSARAAENRVCVAAAAHGAEGGVLATLEREFTLMEPWQERRFDGNINHPLVTPQGGEVTIATLHPCAAANKMISANTHLLRSRAHTSTKRLLLTAEEVV from the coding sequence ATGCCAAAGGTCGCCGCCTTGCAGTTCGCCACGGGTACGGATATCCCGGAAAACCTCAACACTTGTCTGCGCATGATCGATAGTGCCGCCGCGGGTGGTGCGCAGCTGATGGTGCTGCCGGAATTCTGCAATCACATTTCCTGGTACCGGGACAGGGAGCGGGCCTGGAAGTGTGCCCTGGATCTGGACGGCTCCTTCCTCGGCGCGATTGCCGAGCGTGCGCGCCACTACCGCAGTTACATACTGATCAATGTCTCACTGCGACGTAAATCACCGGTAATCACGGTGACATCGCTGCTGTATGGTCCCGAGGGAACCCTGCTCGGCGAAGCGGACAAGCAGAGCCTGATGGGGCACGAAAACGATTTTTTTGTGCCGGCCACCCGGGCCGGCGGTCTGGTGGAAACCGAACTTGGCAAAATCGGTTTTATCGCCTGCCGCGACGGTATCAGCTTTGAACCTTCAAGACGCTTGGCTCTGGCCGGTGCTGACATATTGTGTAATTCCCTGAATTCCTTTGCCTTCGATGAGGCCAGCCTGCACGTGCGGGCGAGGGCGGCGGAAAACCGCCTGTTTATGGTGGCTGCAAACAAGGTCGGGCCTCTGGTGCCGGTTTCGGATTTGCAAATGGTCAGCGCGATGACTGCGATTCCCGAGGCATTGCTTTACGGTGCCGGCGAGAGCCAGGTGGTTGGGCCGGATGGTCGCCCGGTTGTCGCTGGCCTGCGCGGGAAGGAGGAGGTGATTTTTGCAGATATTCCCGAGCGCGGTGAGCGGTTGCAGTTGAGCCTGGGCGCGCTGGCGAGGCGCCGGCCCCTCATTTACCAGCCCCTTGAAAAATCCGCTGAGGACCCGACTTCCGTTGCCGCAGAGCAGATAGGTGTAGCCCTGGTTGACCCGCAAGGTGTGGGGCTTGCGGCCATCGAGCGCGCCGCGGACCTGGTGCGCGAGTTACCTGGCAATATCGAGCTGGTGCTGCTGCCGGCGATTTTCCCGCAGCGCGATGCCGCGAAAAACTGGTCGCGGACCGCGGCGCTTTGCCGTGAGGCGGAGGCGCGGCTGGTGGAAGTCTGTCGAGACAAGGGGCTTCAGGTCTGTACCAGCGTGATCCAAGAAGGTGAAAACAGCTGGCAGCATCTCGGGGTTTTGCTGGATGGTACTGGTCGCCGTATGGCCCAGCCGCAATTGCATCGCTGTCCGCTGGGCTTGGCCCCGCGGGGTCGCGAACTGCACACGGTGGATTTGCCCTGGGGGCGTGTTGCGATTCTGGTGGGAGACGACGGCCTGCACCCGGAGCTTGCGCGCATGGCTGCGCTTGATGGTGTGCACTGCCTGCTGATGCCGCTGGGCGCGGAAACGGCGGGCATGGGTAACAAAAAACGCAATCTTTCCCTGCTGTTTTCTGCACGAGCTGCGGAAAACCGAGTGTGTGTTGCCGCTGCCGCTCACGGCGCGGAAGGCGGCGTGCTGGCGACCCTGGAGCGGGAATTTACCCTGATGGAGCCGTGGCAGGAGCGCCGCTTCGACGGCAATATCAATCATCCTCTGGTTACCCCCCAGGGTGGCGAAGTCACCATCGCCACGCTGCACCCGTGTGCCGCGGCCAACAAAATGATCTCTGCCAACACGCACCTCCTGCGCAGCCGCGCGCATACATCGACAAAACGATTGCTGCTAACCGCTGAAGAGGTGGTTTGA
- a CDS encoding glutathione S-transferase family protein: MKLYNLPHSPYAARVRIQIRLQNLPVEVAPPPVPLRTEAFMERFPLGKVPVLELDGGETIAESWAIMEYLAEVNAEGGSALLPGDALVRAQMRMLGRYADLHLAVNALFPLFRAAMGTAGDTAGIAQNLRAELAKGERLLASFGDAERPLHLGDIALAPTMLYLHELAPLVGIADPLAEFPRFAGWWKWVNSFAPVREVLEEVRVAYHAFIEGLAAKA, translated from the coding sequence GTGAAACTGTACAACCTGCCTCATTCCCCCTATGCCGCACGGGTGCGAATCCAGATTCGCCTGCAGAATCTGCCGGTTGAGGTGGCGCCACCGCCGGTGCCCCTGCGTACAGAAGCGTTTATGGAACGTTTCCCGCTGGGCAAGGTACCGGTGCTGGAGCTCGACGGTGGTGAAACCATTGCCGAAAGCTGGGCAATAATGGAGTACCTGGCGGAGGTCAATGCTGAGGGTGGCAGTGCGCTGCTCCCCGGGGATGCCCTGGTGCGGGCGCAGATGCGCATGCTCGGGCGCTATGCGGATCTGCATCTTGCGGTAAATGCGCTGTTCCCGCTGTTCCGGGCGGCCATGGGCACTGCGGGTGATACTGCCGGGATTGCGCAGAACCTGCGCGCAGAGCTGGCTAAAGGCGAGCGCCTGCTGGCCAGCTTCGGTGATGCGGAGCGGCCGCTGCACCTGGGGGATATCGCACTGGCGCCCACCATGCTGTACCTGCACGAACTGGCGCCGCTGGTGGGCATTGCCGATCCGCTGGCGGAATTTCCCCGTTTCGCGGGCTGGTGGAAGTGGGTCAACAGTTTTGCTCCGGTGCGCGAGGTGCTGGAAGAGGTGCGCGTTGCCTACCACGCCTTTATCGAAGGTCTTGCCGCCAAGGCTTAG
- a CDS encoding polysaccharide deacetylase family protein, whose protein sequence is MSNQKGLGPEHLQYPERHYGMDHAYYDWQMLTDRPPVQWAEGKLALWVNVSLQFFPLNQRGIPFPPPGGMTMSYPDLRHFSLRDYGNRVGIFRVLRALDRYGVRPTFAINGELAERTPYLMHMLRERGDEIIAHGWNMDCPHYGGQPRDEEQLLIRKTLETLREASGQAVTGWLSPGKIHSENTPALLAEHGIKYFCDWVNDDMPYRFRTGSGDLWAMPLSTELEDQFILRMNQHSETSYAEQVEDACRFLLSEARNQGGRILALNIHPWMLGQPHRIAYLERILEFVTAQHGVFSASASSLLQQCSQPELEPA, encoded by the coding sequence ATGAGCAACCAGAAAGGCCTTGGGCCAGAACACCTCCAGTATCCCGAACGCCACTACGGCATGGACCACGCTTACTACGACTGGCAGATGCTCACCGACCGCCCACCTGTGCAGTGGGCCGAGGGCAAGCTCGCGCTGTGGGTGAATGTCAGCCTGCAGTTTTTCCCGCTCAACCAGCGCGGCATTCCCTTTCCACCACCCGGCGGCATGACCATGTCCTACCCGGACCTGCGGCATTTTTCCCTGCGGGACTACGGCAACCGCGTGGGTATTTTCCGTGTACTGCGCGCACTTGACCGCTACGGCGTGCGCCCGACCTTCGCGATCAACGGCGAGCTGGCGGAGCGCACCCCCTACCTGATGCACATGCTGCGGGAACGGGGCGATGAGATTATCGCCCACGGCTGGAATATGGATTGCCCCCACTATGGCGGTCAACCACGCGATGAAGAACAACTGCTGATCCGCAAAACCCTCGAAACCCTGCGCGAAGCGAGTGGACAGGCGGTAACCGGCTGGCTGAGCCCGGGCAAGATCCACAGCGAAAACACCCCGGCACTGCTGGCCGAGCACGGGATTAAATATTTCTGTGACTGGGTCAACGACGATATGCCCTATCGCTTCCGTACCGGCAGCGGCGATCTGTGGGCCATGCCGCTATCAACCGAACTGGAAGACCAGTTTATCCTGCGCATGAACCAGCACTCGGAAACCTCCTACGCGGAGCAGGTCGAAGATGCCTGCCGCTTCCTGCTCAGCGAGGCGCGCAATCAGGGAGGCCGCATCCTCGCCCTCAACATCCACCCGTGGATGCTGGGGCAGCCGCACCGTATCGCTTACCTGGAGCGCATTCTGGAATTTGTCACCGCCCAGCACGGCGTGTTCAGCGCGTCTGCAAGTAGCCTGCTGCAACAGTGTTCGCAGCCCGAACTGGAGCCCGCCTGA
- a CDS encoding REDY-like protein HapK has product MTTTIVVLFNLKPGVSPSDYEQWARTTDLPTVRNLNSIDQFSVLRTTGLLGSEVPAPYQYVELLVVKDMQQLGADVSSETMQKVAAEFQQFADNPQFMLTEIV; this is encoded by the coding sequence GTGACTACCACTATCGTTGTGCTGTTCAACCTCAAGCCGGGCGTCAGCCCCTCCGATTACGAGCAGTGGGCGAGGACGACCGACCTTCCCACCGTGCGCAATCTCAACTCCATCGATCAGTTTTCCGTGTTGCGTACCACCGGCCTGCTGGGCTCGGAAGTACCGGCGCCGTATCAGTATGTGGAACTGCTGGTGGTGAAGGATATGCAGCAGCTGGGTGCGGATGTATCCAGCGAAACCATGCAGAAGGTTGCCGCGGAGTTCCAGCAGTTTGCGGATAACCCGCAGTTCATGCTGACCGAAATCGTCTGA
- a CDS encoding aldehyde dehydrogenase family protein has protein sequence MSRDDQLPELTNYIGGAFSAPAISRGQYLCDANTGEPLQERRNSDMQQVSAALEVADHTHSDGTWEETPAQERAVLLEKMAEELAGEEYAETITVADSLTSGAVIRTTRKMAKILPLVFRGAAAYLRQGHLDRKVPGPCGEVEYLQRPWGPALLIAPWNGPTAIGSHKVASALAAGAPCILKPSEFTPHSAIMMARAAHRAGLPEGAFQLTLGDRNVGGKMVEDPRIKAVSFTGGLAGGRAIARACAADFIPTQLELGGNNQLVVFEDADLDKAATGIVYGLTNLNGQWCRALGRLLVHESVKDVLLDKVLSLLSGFRLGHSLDEASDMGPLVHRGHFEQILADIERLQAHGGHLLSSTPLPDLQGNFVAPTLVDGCQPEDTREEIFGPVAAVHSFRNDDEALALANGTDLGLAGYVYSENIERAFAFARRMRTGGVKINGYSLLSIGEGTPRSAWGLSGLGEEGHAQSIEFFTGARVIGVSPQDLLGGR, from the coding sequence ATGAGCCGTGATGATCAACTTCCGGAACTCACCAATTACATCGGCGGCGCCTTTTCTGCTCCCGCCATCAGCCGCGGCCAGTATCTCTGCGATGCCAACACCGGTGAACCCCTGCAGGAGCGCCGCAACAGCGATATGCAGCAGGTGTCGGCCGCGCTTGAGGTGGCAGACCATACCCATAGCGATGGAACCTGGGAGGAAACTCCGGCCCAGGAACGCGCCGTGCTGCTGGAGAAAATGGCCGAAGAGCTCGCGGGTGAGGAGTACGCGGAGACCATCACTGTTGCCGACAGCCTTACCTCCGGTGCCGTGATCCGCACCACCCGCAAGATGGCGAAAATTTTGCCACTGGTGTTTCGCGGCGCTGCCGCCTATCTGCGCCAGGGACATCTGGATCGCAAGGTACCCGGCCCCTGCGGGGAGGTGGAATACCTGCAACGCCCCTGGGGACCGGCGCTGTTGATCGCCCCCTGGAACGGCCCCACCGCCATCGGTTCCCACAAGGTGGCGAGCGCCCTGGCTGCCGGTGCTCCCTGTATTCTCAAGCCATCGGAATTCACCCCGCACTCCGCCATCATGATGGCGCGCGCTGCACATCGCGCAGGCCTGCCCGAGGGCGCATTCCAGCTGACGCTGGGGGATCGCAATGTCGGGGGAAAAATGGTGGAAGACCCGCGCATCAAGGCGGTCTCCTTCACCGGCGGCTTGGCCGGCGGTCGCGCCATTGCGCGCGCCTGTGCCGCCGACTTTATCCCCACCCAACTGGAACTCGGCGGCAATAACCAGCTGGTAGTTTTCGAGGACGCCGACCTGGACAAGGCTGCCACCGGTATCGTCTACGGCCTCACCAACCTGAATGGCCAGTGGTGTCGCGCGCTCGGGCGCCTGCTGGTGCATGAATCCGTGAAAGACGTGTTGCTCGACAAGGTGTTGAGCCTGCTGTCCGGCTTCCGCCTCGGCCACTCCCTCGACGAAGCGAGTGATATGGGGCCGCTGGTACACCGCGGACATTTCGAGCAGATTCTGGCGGATATTGAACGCCTGCAGGCACACGGTGGACACTTGCTTTCTTCAACCCCACTGCCGGACCTGCAAGGCAACTTTGTTGCGCCGACGCTGGTGGACGGTTGCCAGCCGGAAGACACCCGCGAGGAAATTTTCGGGCCGGTGGCGGCGGTACACAGTTTCCGCAATGACGATGAGGCACTGGCACTGGCCAACGGCACCGATCTCGGACTTGCAGGTTATGTGTACAGTGAAAACATTGAGCGGGCCTTCGCGTTTGCCCGGCGCATGCGCACCGGTGGGGTGAAGATCAACGGCTACAGCCTGCTCAGCATCGGTGAGGGAACGCCGCGCAGCGCCTGGGGCCTGTCCGGCCTGGGTGAGGAAGGCCACGCCCAGTCCATCGAATTCTTTACCGGGGCGCGGGTGATCGGCGTTTCGCCACAGGATCTGCTCGGGGGGCGATAG
- a CDS encoding GntR family transcriptional regulator: MEAVNTLFSKQQLESLKEESHAPLYYQLYALLKNAILNGTLERGDQMPTELQLAEAFGVSRITAKRAMDELAGESLVERRRGKGTHVTYEYKQQPVKAPLVGMLQEIESMARHSDVDVRSCEMLQPPAEIREELGLGTGETALLLERTRSRDGAPFGYYVSWTAGLSRKVNAKQFAKTPRLEIFRKQGLEITHVTQTLSAEAATSESARELATTVGAPLLSLTRRSFTKVNGKEQLVDLMHVLYHPDRFKYQMDLKTDEL, from the coding sequence ATGGAAGCCGTAAACACACTGTTCAGCAAACAGCAGCTGGAATCTTTGAAAGAAGAGTCGCACGCGCCACTCTACTACCAGCTGTATGCGCTGCTGAAAAATGCCATTCTGAACGGCACCCTGGAGCGCGGTGACCAGATGCCGACGGAATTGCAGCTGGCAGAGGCATTCGGTGTTTCCCGCATTACCGCCAAGCGCGCCATGGATGAATTGGCCGGAGAAAGCCTGGTGGAGCGGCGCCGCGGCAAGGGCACCCACGTCACCTACGAATACAAGCAACAGCCGGTAAAAGCACCGCTGGTAGGTATGCTGCAGGAAATTGAAAGTATGGCCCGTCACTCCGACGTGGACGTACGCAGCTGTGAAATGCTGCAGCCGCCGGCGGAAATTCGCGAGGAACTCGGTCTCGGCACTGGCGAAACCGCACTGCTGCTGGAACGTACCCGCTCCCGCGATGGCGCGCCCTTCGGTTATTACGTCAGCTGGACAGCGGGACTGTCACGCAAGGTAAACGCCAAGCAATTTGCCAAGACACCGCGACTGGAAATCTTCCGCAAGCAGGGACTGGAAATCACCCATGTAACCCAGACCCTGAGCGCCGAGGCAGCCACCAGTGAAAGCGCCCGTGAACTGGCCACCACCGTGGGCGCCCCACTGCTCAGCCTCACTCGCCGCTCTTTCACCAAGGTAAACGGCAAGGAGCAGCTGGTGGACCTGATGCACGTGCTGTATCACCCGGACCGCTTCAAATACCAGATGGACCTGAAGACAGACGAACTCTGA
- a CDS encoding isochorismatase family protein, whose product METTTKTAKELYLEVKANPARKRFGFGRKAVLVNIDPQKAYTRTDLFKTAYETDPNQLHYINELAKSFRSKGWPVVWTHVAYMDSGEDAGIWGTRTDTPDSLQNIKFDSTRSEFDDRLEIDRKRDVIYCKKMPSAFFETQLQSLLVWHQVDTIILTGGSTSGCIRATAIDSLSRGYRTIVPEECVADKHESYHYANLTDLSLKYADVVDVAEVFQWLERGE is encoded by the coding sequence ATGGAAACAACAACCAAAACGGCCAAAGAACTCTACCTGGAAGTCAAAGCCAACCCGGCGCGCAAGCGCTTCGGATTCGGGCGCAAGGCAGTACTGGTCAATATCGACCCGCAGAAGGCCTACACCCGCACCGATCTGTTCAAGACGGCCTACGAAACCGATCCGAACCAGCTCCACTACATTAACGAACTGGCGAAGAGCTTCCGCAGCAAGGGTTGGCCGGTGGTATGGACCCACGTGGCCTACATGGATTCCGGGGAAGACGCCGGCATCTGGGGCACACGCACCGACACCCCCGACTCCCTGCAGAACATCAAGTTCGATTCCACCCGCAGCGAGTTCGATGACCGCCTGGAAATTGACCGCAAGCGCGATGTCATTTACTGCAAAAAAATGCCCAGCGCCTTTTTTGAGACCCAGCTGCAGTCCCTGCTGGTATGGCACCAGGTAGACACGATCATCCTGACCGGTGGCTCCACTTCCGGTTGCATCCGCGCCACCGCGATAGACAGCCTCTCCCGCGGCTACCGTACCATTGTTCCCGAGGAGTGCGTGGCGGATAAACACGAGAGTTACCACTACGCCAACCTGACCGATCTCTCACTGAAATATGCCGACGTGGTGGATGTGGCCGAAGTCTTCCAGTGGCTGGAACGAGGTGAGTAA
- a CDS encoding SDR family NAD(P)-dependent oxidoreductase — protein sequence MANIVITGSTKGIGFGLAKAFIKCGHKVIISGRSNESVREALDRLQTPACKCQGFVCDTSDRQQVEALWQYAQVSLGSVDIWINNAGLARTGWSILDIPQEEIEAMVHTNLMGTINGCRVAAAGMQLQGQGKIFNMLGGGSDGEYFPGMGIYGSTKRGLDYFTDALGKELKPSGILVGKIRPGMVVTDAVIREARSNPDRFARSRKFMNNLVDQVDTVAEFLVQKILNCNKSGEKIRWLTGGKMATRMLVGMVRKREDQFARHGL from the coding sequence ATGGCAAACATCGTCATCACCGGCAGTACCAAGGGTATCGGCTTCGGTCTAGCCAAGGCATTTATCAAATGCGGTCACAAGGTGATCATCAGCGGTCGCAGTAACGAAAGCGTCCGCGAAGCCCTGGATCGCCTGCAGACACCGGCCTGCAAATGCCAGGGTTTCGTCTGTGACACCAGCGATCGTCAGCAGGTGGAAGCCTTGTGGCAATACGCACAGGTGTCCCTCGGTAGCGTCGACATCTGGATCAACAACGCCGGCCTGGCCCGCACTGGCTGGTCAATCCTGGATATTCCCCAGGAAGAAATCGAGGCGATGGTGCACACCAACCTAATGGGCACCATCAACGGATGCCGCGTCGCAGCCGCCGGTATGCAACTGCAGGGCCAGGGCAAGATTTTCAATATGCTCGGTGGCGGCAGCGACGGCGAGTATTTCCCGGGAATGGGCATCTATGGCAGCACCAAACGGGGGCTGGATTACTTTACCGATGCGCTGGGCAAGGAACTGAAACCAAGCGGTATTCTGGTGGGCAAGATCCGTCCCGGCATGGTGGTCACAGACGCAGTGATTCGCGAAGCCCGGTCCAATCCGGACCGCTTCGCCCGCTCGCGCAAGTTCATGAACAATCTGGTGGACCAGGTCGATACCGTCGCGGAATTTTTGGTCCAGAAAATACTGAACTGCAATAAAAGCGGCGAAAAAATCCGCTGGCTGACCGGCGGCAAGATGGCCACACGCATGCTTGTGGGCATGGTCAGAAAGCGGGAAGACCAGTTCGCGCGGCACGGGCTCTGA
- a CDS encoding isocitrate lyase/PEP mutase family protein, giving the protein MPAPLKQLLARGTVLSVPGIYDGLSARLVELAGFEAAFLSGACLSFARFGRPDMGLVSAAEVAESVAVIRERTELPLIVDMDTGFGNALNVKRTVATFERAGASALQMEDQLMPKRCGHMQGKQVISSGEMVGKIHAALDARHSSDTLIFARTDALGVHGFEDALERAERYLEAGADAIFIEAPKTVEQMQIIGAQFGRRTPLIHNLVEGGNTPVQTLEELQALDYRIALYPASLLHLFIPAAQKMLAELRHSGHLQSMRDQMIDLTAVNSLLGADELLAASEEYQYE; this is encoded by the coding sequence ATGCCTGCACCACTGAAGCAATTACTGGCGAGAGGCACGGTGCTGTCAGTGCCGGGCATCTACGACGGCCTCAGCGCCCGCCTGGTAGAGCTGGCGGGCTTCGAGGCCGCCTTCCTGTCCGGTGCCTGCCTGTCTTTTGCGCGCTTCGGTCGCCCGGATATGGGGCTGGTGAGCGCGGCCGAGGTGGCGGAATCGGTGGCGGTGATCCGTGAGCGCACCGAGCTGCCACTGATCGTGGATATGGATACCGGCTTCGGCAACGCCCTCAATGTGAAGCGCACCGTCGCCACCTTCGAACGCGCCGGTGCCTCGGCGCTGCAGATGGAAGACCAGCTGATGCCGAAGCGCTGTGGCCATATGCAGGGCAAGCAGGTGATCAGCAGCGGTGAAATGGTCGGCAAAATCCATGCAGCGCTGGATGCGCGGCACAGCAGCGACACGCTGATCTTTGCCCGCACCGATGCCCTCGGAGTCCACGGTTTCGAAGACGCCCTGGAGCGCGCCGAGCGCTACCTCGAGGCCGGTGCCGATGCGATTTTTATCGAGGCACCGAAAACCGTGGAACAGATGCAGATCATCGGCGCACAGTTCGGCCGTCGCACACCGCTCATCCACAATCTGGTGGAGGGTGGAAACACGCCGGTGCAGACGCTGGAAGAACTGCAAGCCCTGGATTACCGAATCGCCCTCTACCCCGCTTCCCTGCTACATCTGTTCATCCCCGCCGCCCAGAAAATGCTGGCGGAGCTGCGCCACAGTGGCCACTTGCAATCTATGCGCGACCAGATGATCGACCTGACCGCGGTGAACAGCCTGCTCGGCGCCGACGAACTGTTGGCGGCGAGCGAAGAATACCAATACGAATAA
- a CDS encoding MFS transporter, which yields MAQPHWLGIQLAPGISRGNFSTYLFAVFISSGYAGALSVLQPGLLHVMGIAADTQAMLTGFLSALQELVFILLLGAAGALSDRLGRRPVYVFGLALTGIGFALYAHAGSITQLVAFRLLVAVGSAAMIGMMVTVVADYATGESRGRANGVQALMATLGAFVPPILASLPKVFSGRGFDELAAQQWTFAIGGALGLVAAVIALVGLATKMQQTASVARESFKATLVGGLRAARDPQTALSYGAAFISRGDLAVTGAFISLWLVQYGTRELGLSASEALFQLAVPRVLATVAGALLGSMIMGFIADRASRVTAVALASGLAAAVYGAVFLVSDPTADWVIGLLFVMGIAEISAFVSSQALVGQQAPEAYRGATIGFFGVAGACGILIGTSGGGVLFAKISPSAPFVLFGALNFAVFLWSMWLRKQLNQKNGEPAQVSAPEISTSQV from the coding sequence ATGGCGCAACCACACTGGCTTGGCATACAACTAGCCCCGGGTATATCCCGCGGCAACTTCAGCACTTATCTGTTTGCGGTGTTTATTTCTTCCGGATATGCCGGTGCCCTTTCGGTGCTTCAGCCGGGGCTATTGCATGTCATGGGGATCGCCGCCGATACCCAGGCCATGCTTACGGGTTTCCTCAGCGCGCTGCAGGAGCTGGTGTTTATCCTTCTCCTTGGCGCTGCCGGCGCCTTGTCCGATCGCCTTGGCCGCCGCCCGGTCTACGTATTCGGGCTTGCGCTCACCGGCATTGGTTTTGCACTTTACGCCCACGCCGGATCTATAACGCAACTGGTGGCGTTCCGCCTGCTGGTGGCCGTTGGCAGTGCGGCCATGATCGGCATGATGGTGACGGTAGTCGCAGATTACGCGACCGGCGAATCCCGCGGACGCGCCAATGGCGTACAGGCACTGATGGCGACCCTCGGCGCTTTCGTTCCGCCGATACTGGCGAGCCTGCCCAAGGTGTTCAGCGGCCGCGGATTTGACGAGCTGGCCGCGCAACAGTGGACCTTCGCCATCGGCGGTGCCCTAGGCCTCGTTGCTGCGGTCATTGCGCTGGTGGGACTGGCTACTAAGATGCAGCAGACCGCCTCTGTCGCCAGGGAGTCTTTCAAAGCCACGTTGGTTGGGGGATTAAGGGCCGCGCGCGATCCACAGACGGCACTCTCCTACGGAGCCGCATTCATCTCCCGCGGCGATCTCGCGGTAACCGGCGCTTTCATTTCACTCTGGCTGGTGCAGTACGGCACCCGCGAACTCGGACTCAGTGCCAGCGAGGCCCTGTTCCAACTGGCGGTTCCCCGGGTGCTGGCAACCGTCGCCGGCGCCCTGCTCGGCTCCATGATCATGGGATTCATTGCCGACCGCGCATCCCGTGTGACCGCCGTGGCCCTGGCTTCGGGACTGGCCGCCGCCGTATACGGTGCCGTTTTCCTCGTTTCCGACCCCACTGCCGACTGGGTCATCGGCCTGCTGTTCGTAATGGGCATTGCCGAGATCAGTGCCTTTGTCAGCAGCCAGGCTTTGGTAGGCCAGCAGGCGCCGGAAGCCTACCGCGGCGCTACCATCGGCTTCTTCGGGGTCGCCGGTGCCTGCGGCATCCTGATTGGCACCTCTGGCGGCGGCGTGTTATTCGCAAAAATTTCACCGAGTGCCCCATTTGTACTATTCGGCGCACTCAATTTTGCGGTATTCCTGTGGAGCATGTGGCTTCGCAAACAACTGAACCAAAAGAATGGGGAACCTGCTCAGGTTTCCGCCCCTGAAATTTCAACCAGCCAAGTGTGA
- a CDS encoding polysaccharide deacetylase family protein: MANEKADPGFYDYWPYQQRPKITWPNGARVAFWVAPNIEFYELNPPANPHRKAWPQPSPAVPGYSIRDYGNRVGHMRQMAVLDKYGVRGSISLSTALCDHHPEIIELCRERQWEFFSHGIYNTRYTYGMSIEQERDMIRDSMESIYRHTGQKCAGYLAPALSHSEDTLDLFAEVGTEMFGDEAGFYTCDLFHDDQPTPINLRSGKRFVSVPYSLEMNDTIAYVVNKVEPRRYGKMLKENFDRLYQEGTDSGTVMCIPTHNYQVSCPHRLRAFEEALEYITGHSDVWVTTGREIAEYYLQHYYEAARADIQTKGTPAQSTLASEEVTCP, from the coding sequence ATGGCGAACGAAAAAGCCGATCCCGGTTTCTATGACTACTGGCCCTATCAACAGAGGCCCAAAATCACCTGGCCGAACGGCGCCAGGGTGGCCTTCTGGGTCGCTCCCAATATTGAGTTTTACGAACTGAATCCGCCGGCAAACCCACACCGCAAAGCCTGGCCACAGCCGAGCCCGGCAGTGCCCGGCTACAGCATTCGCGATTACGGCAACCGTGTCGGACATATGCGCCAGATGGCGGTGCTCGACAAGTACGGAGTCCGCGGCTCCATTTCCCTGTCTACAGCGCTGTGCGATCACCACCCGGAAATCATCGAGTTGTGCCGCGAACGCCAGTGGGAGTTTTTCAGTCACGGGATTTACAACACCCGCTACACCTACGGCATGTCCATCGAGCAGGAACGCGACATGATCCGAGACTCGATGGAAAGCATTTATCGACATACCGGGCAGAAGTGCGCGGGCTACCTGGCGCCGGCCCTGTCCCACTCGGAAGACACCCTGGATCTGTTTGCGGAAGTCGGTACGGAAATGTTCGGGGATGAGGCCGGGTTTTATACCTGCGACCTGTTCCACGATGACCAGCCTACTCCCATCAACCTGCGCAGCGGCAAGCGCTTTGTCTCGGTGCCCTACTCGCTGGAAATGAACGACACCATCGCCTATGTGGTGAACAAGGTCGAACCGCGCCGCTACGGCAAGATGCTGAAAGAAAATTTCGACCGCCTGTATCAGGAAGGCACCGACAGCGGCACCGTCATGTGTATCCCCACCCACAACTACCAGGTGAGCTGCCCTCACCGGTTGCGCGCGTTCGAGGAAGCCCTCGAATACATTACCGGCCACTCCGATGTGTGGGTGACCACCGGCCGCGAAATTGCGGAATATTACCTGCAGCATTACTACGAAGCGGCGCGCGCGGACATCCAGACCAAAGGCACACCGGCCCAGAGCACTCTGGCCAGCGAAGAGGTAACCTGCCCATGA